From one Anopheles cruzii chromosome 3, idAnoCruzAS_RS32_06, whole genome shotgun sequence genomic stretch:
- the LOC128270434 gene encoding choline-phosphate cytidylyltransferase A-like, producing the protein RGQYYAAVEARSDPKTPRNHKGQAKGAKLASSTAPQQQQQQQQQQQQTPARMSRKRPRDSLTGTVPSSSSSSSGGGAASSGGNARLTIDETVSITIDPNGELEDRLATRQPSPAPRTTDGTPDSTNGSSRRFSSIRIAEDAGLEPGHGDHFWPPNNDGAMNGHVNFESEMPPSPRTNRSSPSSAPAASLAAPSAADGVVSSQQGSGVEHSPPVTICKQAPYSSELDAIQERDRCDYAQKITYQMARSGTAPRMIRVYADGIYDLFHQGHARQLMQAKNVFPNVYLIVGVCNDHLTHSRKGRTVMNDEERYEAVRHCRYVDEIVRDAPWELDDEFIEKHKIDFVAHDEIPYSTDDCNDVYANIKARGMFVATERTEGVSTSDIVARIVKDYDIYVRRNLARGYTAKELNVSFLSEKKFRFQNKMVELKDKVRKGTDDIISKWEERSTDLIKTFLLMFGKERISMFLSDSKQRLRSALSPPGSPERSLHGEDDDDDDGEEGEDPESPDSVLDSPPSKRSNVLLRGSIAPIDDDDNEEDEDDDEAYLDSRSRPTSSYNIAVMASGGAGGVGAVGDGNNSLVGGGSRGFNNRH; encoded by the exons CGTGGTCAGTATTACGCCGCTGTAGAAGCCCGCTCCGATCCGAAAACCCCACGTAATCACAAAGGACAAGCAAAAGGCGCCAAGCTGGCATCGTCAACGgcaccgcaacagcagcagcagcagcagcagcaacaacaacagacacCGGCGAGAATGTCGCGCAAACGGCCACGTGACAGTTTGACCGGCACGGTTcccagtagtagtagtagtagcagtggtggtggtgccgcgaGTAGCGGCGGAAACGCTCGGTTGACAATCGACGAAACGGTatcgatcacgatcgatcCGAACGGCGAGCTCGAGGATCGGTTGGCTACGCGGCAACCATCGCCAGCGCCGCGTACCACCGATGGTACCCCGGACAGCACTAATGGCAGCAGCCGTCGGTTCAGCAGCATCCGAATCGCGGAAGATGCCGGGCTGGAGCCCGGCCACGGCGATCATTTTTGGCCGCCCAACAACGACGGTGCAATGAACGGGCATGTCAACTTTGAATCCGAAATGCCACCGTCTCCACGAACGAATCGCtcttcgccatcatcggcaccggcagccTCATTGGCCGCCCCATCGGCCGCGGACGGGGTCGTCTCCAGTCAGCAAGGCAGCGGTGTCGAGCACAGCCCGCCGGTG ACAATTTGCAAGCAAGCACCATACTCGTCGGAGCTGGACGCGATCCAAGAGCGCGATCGATGCGACTACGCACAGAAAATTACCTATCAGATGGCCCGCTCCGGGACGGCGCCACGCATGATACGCGTTTATGCGGACGGTATATACGATCTATTCCACCAGGGACACGCCAGACAGCTAATGCAA GCTAAGAACGTGTTTCCCAACGTCTACCTGATCGTTGGCGTCTGCAACGACCATCTGACCCACAGCCGAAAGGGACGAACAGTCATGAATGATGAGGAGCGCTACGAAGCCGTGCGGCACTGTCGCTACGTCGATGAG ATTGTGCGCGATGCACCTTGGGAGCTGGATGATGAGTTTATcgagaagcataaaattgatttcGTGGCCCACGATGAAATACCTTACAGCACGGACGACTGTAACGACGTGTACGCCAACATTAAGGCACGTGGCATGTTTGTGGCGACTGAGCGCACGGAAGGTGTTTCGACGTCCGACATTGTGGCGCGCATTGTAAAGGATTACGATATTTACGTCCGAAGAAATCTGGCCCGCGGCTATACGGCCAAGGAGCTAAACGTGTCCTTTTTGTCCGAGAAGAAGTTCCGCTTCCAGAACAAGATGGTCGAGCTGAAGGACAAGGTGCGCAAGGGAACGGACGACATCATCAGCAAGTGGGAGGAACGGTCTACTGATCTGATCAAAACGTTTCTACTGATGTTCGGCAAGGAGCGAATCTCAATGTTTCTGTCCGACTCGAAGCAGAGGCTACGTTCAGCCCTCAGCCCGCCCGGTAGCCCCGAGCGCAGTCTGcacggcgaggacgacgacgatgacgacggggAGGAGGGAGAAGATCCAGAGAGTCCGGACTCTGTGTTGGATTCGCCACCGAGCAAGCGCTCGAATGTGCTGCTCCGTGGTTCCATCGccccgatcgacgacgatgacaacgaGGAAgacgaggatgacgatgaAGCGTACCTCGATTCGCGGTCGCGGCCTACCTCCAGCTACAATATTGCGGTGATGGCCAGTGGTGGAGCCGGTGGTGTTGGAGCCGTTGGTGACGGCAACAATAgtttggtcggtggtggttcccgGGGCTTCAACAATCGCCACTAG